In the Nitrosarchaeum sp. genome, one interval contains:
- a CDS encoding Rieske (2Fe-2S) protein, protein MTWKKIAEKGDIATGKGKAFKIDGKQIAIFNQDGYHAIDDLCVHQDGSIAPGKLEGDIVECPLHFWHYNIKTGELKDYLKDVKLATYHVEARNDGIYVDV, encoded by the coding sequence ATGACTTGGAAAAAGATTGCTGAAAAAGGAGACATAGCTACAGGAAAGGGAAAGGCGTTTAAAATTGATGGGAAACAAATTGCAATTTTCAATCAAGACGGATATCATGCAATTGATGATCTTTGTGTTCATCAAGACGGCTCGATTGCTCCAGGTAAGTTAGAAGGAGACATAGTAGAATGTCCATTACATTTTTGGCATTATAACATCAAAACAGGAGAATTGAAAGACTATCTAAAAGATGTAAAATTAGCAACGTATCATGTCGAAGCCAGAAATGATGGAATTTACGTTGATGTATAA
- a CDS encoding redox-regulated ATPase YchF → MPIKLGLIGKTNTGKTTFYNAATLSSEEISSYPFTAKKPVSGIAHAITLCVHPEFKIQDNPNNSKCVDGWRYIPVELIDLPGLIKDAWKGKGLGNQFLSIAAQSDALLHVVDASGGIDSSGKITEVGSGDPISDFADIEEELILWYHKILEGNRDKVSKSIRTGSSIVEAITDLYRGIGVNPIHVKDSLFALGLGDKEFDNFDMVDTKKLASHIRKISKPTLIVANKIDVEGADKNFARLRERFNDSIVIPVSGDSEFSLRRAEQKGLIKYSPGSEQFEIIKSEDLNEKQVNALDFIKKGIMGEYMRTGVQFAINVAVFKLLKMNSIYPVADEKLLADKKGRVLPDLILLKAGATIADLAKEIHTDLTKGLLYGKDLRYNLRLPVDYQLRDRDVVSLVSASKK, encoded by the coding sequence ATGCCAATTAAACTTGGATTAATAGGTAAAACAAACACTGGTAAAACAACTTTTTACAATGCTGCCACTTTATCGTCTGAAGAAATATCCTCTTATCCATTTACCGCAAAGAAACCTGTTTCTGGTATTGCTCATGCAATTACTTTGTGTGTTCATCCAGAGTTTAAAATACAAGATAATCCTAATAATTCAAAATGTGTTGATGGTTGGAGATACATTCCAGTTGAATTAATTGATTTACCTGGTCTTATCAAAGATGCATGGAAAGGAAAAGGATTAGGAAATCAATTTCTTTCAATCGCTGCACAGTCTGATGCATTACTTCATGTTGTTGATGCATCTGGTGGTATAGATTCATCTGGAAAGATCACTGAGGTTGGTAGCGGTGATCCGATATCTGATTTCGCAGATATTGAAGAGGAATTAATTTTATGGTATCATAAAATTTTAGAGGGAAATAGAGATAAAGTATCAAAGTCAATTCGAACAGGTTCAAGCATTGTAGAGGCAATCACTGATCTTTATCGTGGAATTGGTGTTAACCCAATTCATGTAAAAGATTCACTGTTTGCACTTGGATTGGGTGATAAGGAGTTTGATAACTTTGATATGGTTGATACAAAAAAACTTGCGTCACACATTAGAAAAATTTCAAAACCGACACTCATTGTTGCAAATAAAATTGATGTGGAAGGTGCAGACAAAAATTTTGCTAGATTGCGAGAACGATTCAATGATTCTATTGTAATACCTGTTAGTGGAGATAGTGAATTTAGTTTAAGAAGAGCTGAGCAAAAGGGATTGATCAAATACTCTCCAGGCTCTGAGCAATTTGAAATAATAAAATCTGAAGATCTTAATGAAAAACAGGTAAACGCTTTGGATTTTATTAAAAAAGGAATAATGGGTGAATATATGCGAACTGGCGTTCAATTTGCAATTAATGTTGCAGTGTTCAAACTTCTAAAGATGAATTCTATTTATCCGGTAGCAGACGAAAAGCTTTTAGCTGATAAAAAAGGACGTGTTTTGCCTGACTTGATACTGCTCAAGGCTGGTGCAACAATTGCTGATCTAGCAAAAGAGATTCACACCGACCTAACAAAAGGACTCCTATATGGAAAAGATTTGAGATATAATTTACGATTACCTGTGGACTATCAACTCAGAGATCGAGATGTGGTCTCTTTGGTTAGTGCATCAAAAAAATAA
- a CDS encoding NAD+ synthase, whose protein sequence is MNQYIINEIKDQNYKAITETIENFLIGQIEKNHANGIILGLSGGIDSAVLAYICKRKLKEKTLAMIMPDTQITPSMETEDAMKMISLTGLEYKLIDIKPIVNEYLHYVEPNEWAKGNLRARIRTNILYYYANAKKYLVLGSSDKSEYLMGYFTKYGDGASDLVPIMSLYKLQVREIAKFLGVPQYIIEKKSSPHLWKEHEAEKELGATYEEIDSILYCIIDKKYSIEKTVELLEIDKLIVEKVYQMHISSAHKREIAQKPPEEKE, encoded by the coding sequence TTGAATCAATATATTATTAATGAAATCAAAGATCAGAATTATAAGGCAATTACTGAAACAATTGAAAATTTCTTAATAGGACAAATTGAAAAAAATCACGCAAATGGAATAATTTTAGGATTGAGTGGGGGGATTGACTCGGCAGTTTTAGCTTATATTTGTAAAAGAAAACTAAAAGAAAAAACATTAGCAATGATCATGCCAGATACTCAGATTACTCCAAGTATGGAAACAGAAGATGCCATGAAAATGATATCATTAACAGGATTAGAGTACAAATTAATCGACATCAAACCAATTGTCAATGAATACTTGCATTATGTTGAACCAAATGAATGGGCAAAAGGAAATCTCAGAGCAAGAATAAGAACCAACATTTTGTATTATTATGCAAACGCAAAAAAATATCTCGTACTAGGTTCAAGTGATAAAAGTGAGTATCTGATGGGATATTTTACAAAATATGGGGACGGTGCATCCGACTTGGTTCCAATAATGTCATTATACAAATTACAAGTAAGAGAAATTGCAAAATTTTTAGGAGTACCTCAATACATTATTGAAAAGAAGAGCAGTCCACACTTGTGGAAGGAGCATGAAGCTGAAAAAGAGTTAGGAGCAACATATGAGGAGATAGATTCAATACTTTATTGTATCATTGATAAAAAATATTCCATTGAAAAAACTGTCGAATTATTAGAAATAGACAAACTAATTGTTGAAAAAGTATATCAGATGCACATCAGCAGTGCTCACAAAAGAGAAATTGCACAAAAACCGCCAGAGGAAAAAGAATGA
- a CDS encoding response regulator transcription factor — MAMASCIVVDDDPDIVSVFCDMLCMIEVNVLATANNGSNAVSMYKKHHPDIVFTDLNMPRYDGLYAIEKIKDIDFDAPIIVVTGDSDAHLHPLLNSLNIPVIQKPFAVQTIKKAITDCLSGNLEQASFDIEYRFKGETKSYSCTVNYEQYKNLKELPIVEKCEMIKKSKKQFDKYADEMHKAINLAIKNDTSHIRRLSEMVT, encoded by the coding sequence ATGGCAATGGCAAGTTGCATCGTAGTAGATGACGATCCAGACATTGTTAGTGTATTTTGTGATATGCTATGTATGATCGAAGTGAATGTTCTTGCAACTGCTAATAATGGCAGCAATGCAGTAAGTATGTACAAAAAACATCATCCAGATATTGTTTTTACGGATTTGAACATGCCAAGATATGATGGACTGTATGCTATTGAGAAGATCAAGGACATTGATTTTGATGCCCCGATAATAGTAGTTACAGGCGATTCCGATGCACACCTACACCCACTTCTCAACTCGCTAAATATACCTGTAATTCAAAAGCCATTTGCAGTTCAAACAATAAAAAAAGCTATAACTGATTGTCTATCTGGAAATCTAGAGCAGGCATCATTTGACATTGAATACAGGTTCAAGGGGGAAACCAAGTCATATTCGTGCACAGTTAACTATGAGCAATACAAGAACCTCAAGGAACTACCTATTGTGGAAAAGTGTGAAATGATCAAAAAAAGCAAAAAGCAATTTGACAAGTATGCCGATGAGATGCACAAAGCCATCAATCTGGCAATCAAAAATGATACCAGTCATATTCGTAGACTGTCTGAGATGGTAACTTGA
- the cysS gene encoding cysteine--tRNA ligase: MKIQDTLSNSEQTLENSKKIRIYLCGVTVYDESHIGHARTVIIFDILRKYLESKKKEVEFIQNFTDVDDKIINRAKAENTTAEQISVRYIQRYFTDFDGLNVKRADKYPKATEHIEDIKNFIIELIKNDIAYVSKNGVYFSVSKFPQYGKLSKKKIDELQSGARIEIDESKKDPLDFALWKFSDEEPLWDSPWGKGRPGWHIECSAMSIKYLGENFDIHGGGRDLIFPHHENEIAQSESYTKKQFAKIWMHIGMVTINGEKMSKSLGNIKSIKHVSDNWGPNIIRLFCLSGHYSKPIDYSEEILKENLTKWRQAETCYYELIHANSETHTSEIDRLIDNISKEFDNALESDINTHLALSAFFKLVKEVNYLAAEEKLNSMNAKIIIPEFERMLGILGLIIPKITPDEKNEIDNMIITREQLRKEKKFQEADNIRNKLNEMNIELIDHKGKTIWIKKEKIKADT, encoded by the coding sequence ATGAAAATACAAGACACACTTAGCAATTCAGAACAAACATTGGAGAATTCAAAAAAGATCAGAATTTACTTGTGCGGAGTTACAGTTTATGATGAATCACATATAGGACATGCGAGGACGGTAATTATTTTTGACATATTACGAAAATACCTGGAGAGTAAAAAAAAAGAAGTGGAATTTATCCAAAACTTTACAGACGTAGATGATAAAATAATAAATCGTGCTAAAGCAGAAAATACAACTGCAGAGCAAATTAGTGTAAGGTACATTCAAAGATATTTCACTGATTTTGATGGATTAAATGTAAAACGTGCAGACAAGTATCCCAAGGCAACTGAACACATTGAAGACATTAAAAATTTCATCATAGAATTAATCAAAAACGATATAGCATATGTATCAAAAAATGGAGTGTATTTTTCAGTTTCAAAGTTTCCACAGTATGGCAAACTATCAAAAAAGAAGATCGATGAATTACAATCAGGCGCAAGAATTGAAATTGATGAATCAAAAAAAGACCCATTAGATTTTGCATTATGGAAATTTTCAGATGAAGAACCATTATGGGATAGTCCATGGGGCAAGGGCAGACCAGGGTGGCACATAGAGTGTTCTGCAATGAGCATAAAGTATCTTGGAGAAAATTTTGACATACATGGAGGTGGAAGAGATTTGATATTTCCTCATCATGAAAACGAAATAGCCCAATCAGAGTCATACACGAAAAAACAATTTGCAAAAATTTGGATGCATATTGGGATGGTTACAATTAATGGTGAAAAAATGTCAAAGTCGCTTGGGAATATAAAATCTATAAAACACGTGTCAGATAACTGGGGACCTAACATAATCAGATTATTTTGTTTGTCAGGACATTATTCAAAACCAATAGACTATTCTGAAGAGATATTAAAAGAGAATTTGACAAAATGGCGTCAAGCAGAAACTTGCTATTATGAACTAATTCATGCAAATAGCGAGACACATACTAGTGAAATTGATCGCCTAATTGACAACATAAGTAAAGAATTCGATAATGCTCTAGAATCCGACATCAATACGCATCTTGCTCTTTCAGCATTTTTCAAACTTGTAAAAGAAGTAAATTACTTGGCAGCAGAAGAAAAATTAAATTCAATGAATGCAAAAATAATCATCCCAGAATTTGAAAGAATGCTTGGTATTTTAGGATTAATAATTCCAAAAATAACACCAGATGAAAAAAATGAAATCGATAATATGATTATAACAAGAGAGCAATTAAGAAAAGAAAAAAAATTTCAAGAAGCAGACAACATTAGAAATAAACTCAATGAAATGAACATTGAATTAATTGATCATAAAGGAAAAACAATTTGGATTAAAAAAGAGAAAATTAAGGCAGACACATAA
- a CDS encoding transcriptional regulator produces the protein MTGVTRLLAKSFEKTMLKNLGENTVHKIQDRLFERYGMSITQSMEEFEKLDSVLREFFGAGAEGLERKFLESLCSIKSKKDQAQKRFTISEPSIGQSILKAYSDDETSKILNASIGESWTILKMLEKLQIPQTSGYRKVNSLIEDGLLIKDGHEISASGRKTDKYKSLFDNVEIDIKNNKVTVSAQFTQNVIDQSPVLQTVYGI, from the coding sequence ATGACCGGCGTTACCCGACTACTAGCAAAATCATTTGAAAAAACAATGTTGAAGAACCTTGGGGAAAATACCGTTCATAAGATACAGGACAGATTATTTGAGAGATATGGCATGTCAATAACGCAGTCTATGGAAGAGTTTGAGAAACTAGATTCTGTACTGAGAGAATTTTTTGGAGCAGGAGCTGAGGGACTAGAAAGAAAATTTCTTGAAAGTCTATGTAGTATCAAATCAAAAAAAGACCAGGCACAAAAGAGATTTACAATATCAGAGCCATCAATCGGTCAATCGATTCTAAAAGCATACAGTGATGATGAAACGTCAAAAATACTAAATGCTTCAATTGGCGAATCTTGGACAATTTTAAAAATGCTAGAAAAATTACAGATTCCACAGACATCAGGGTATCGAAAAGTCAATTCACTAATCGAAGATGGACTCTTGATAAAAGATGGACACGAGATATCTGCAAGCGGGCGCAAGACTGACAAATACAAGTCATTGTTTGACAATGTAGAAATTGATATTAAAAACAACAAGGTGACAGTAAGCGCCCAGTTCACACAAAACGTTATTGACCAAAGTCCAGTCCTTCAGACCGTATATGGAATTTAG
- a CDS encoding CoA-binding protein has translation MEHDSYTDDEIRDILSLKRVAVIGMSKNEHKAAHYVPKYLSENGFNIIPVNPTTDEILGKKCFSTISEVNDVDIIDVFRPSDQVLSVVEEAIKKRPEVIWLQEGIHNVEAEKLARDNGIKIVYNRCMLAEHQRLSS, from the coding sequence ATGGAACATGATTCTTACACTGATGATGAAATAAGAGATATTCTTTCCTTAAAGCGTGTTGCAGTAATTGGCATGTCTAAAAATGAACATAAGGCTGCACATTATGTTCCAAAATATCTATCTGAAAATGGATTCAATATAATTCCAGTAAATCCTACCACTGATGAAATTTTAGGTAAAAAATGTTTTAGCACAATTTCTGAAGTTAATGATGTTGATATCATTGATGTGTTTAGGCCATCTGATCAAGTACTTTCTGTAGTGGAAGAAGCTATAAAGAAAAGACCCGAGGTAATTTGGCTTCAAGAAGGAATTCATAATGTTGAAGCAGAAAAATTGGCTAGAGATAATGGCATAAAAATTGTATACAATAGATGTATGTTGGCAGAACATCAGAGATTGTCGTCATGA
- a CDS encoding adenosylhomocysteinase, with the protein MSKVKSSAKLIQDGKLSYEWARSHMQILDNTINRFKKSQPLKGVTLGFCLHITKETSVLLMGAKELGATVACCGGNPLTTQDDIAAFLASKGIHVYAWHGQSVKEYDWCIDQVLNHKPTILTDDGADMNVKAHFDNRYKNMKILGATEETTAGVTRIRAVENQGKLRYPVILVNEAYTKHMFDNRYGTGQSTIDGYLRAMNLLMASKRVVVVGYGWVGRGVAARCQGMGSKVIVTEIDPIKALEAHMDGFEVMQMAQACKVGDIFITCTGMTSVIRKEHIIKMKNGAIMGNVGHFDVEIDSKFLLKESKSVKRVRANLDECTLKNGKRVYLIGEGRLANLVAAEGHPPEVMAQSFSNQILSILYILKNHAKIGNKIINVPEEIDKQVAVDALKAMDVKIDKLTPQQVKYANSW; encoded by the coding sequence GTGAGCAAGGTAAAATCTAGTGCAAAATTGATTCAAGACGGTAAACTGTCATACGAATGGGCTAGATCTCATATGCAAATTCTCGACAATACTATTAATCGATTTAAAAAATCTCAACCTCTCAAAGGTGTTACATTAGGATTTTGCTTACACATCACAAAAGAGACATCTGTACTTTTAATGGGTGCAAAGGAACTTGGGGCAACTGTTGCATGTTGTGGTGGAAATCCACTTACAACGCAAGATGACATTGCAGCATTTTTGGCATCCAAAGGAATTCATGTTTATGCATGGCATGGTCAATCTGTAAAAGAATATGATTGGTGCATTGATCAAGTCCTAAATCACAAGCCAACTATCTTGACTGATGATGGCGCTGATATGAACGTCAAGGCACATTTTGATAATAGATATAAGAATATGAAAATTCTTGGTGCAACTGAAGAGACTACTGCTGGTGTTACTAGAATAAGAGCAGTTGAAAACCAAGGAAAACTTCGATATCCTGTAATTTTAGTAAATGAAGCATATACAAAACACATGTTTGATAACCGATATGGAACAGGACAAAGTACAATCGATGGCTATCTACGTGCAATGAATTTGTTGATGGCCTCTAAACGAGTTGTAGTTGTTGGTTATGGTTGGGTAGGTCGCGGCGTAGCAGCACGATGTCAAGGAATGGGTTCCAAAGTAATTGTAACTGAAATTGATCCTATCAAAGCATTAGAAGCTCATATGGATGGTTTTGAAGTAATGCAAATGGCACAAGCATGTAAAGTTGGTGATATCTTTATCACGTGTACTGGAATGACAAGTGTAATTAGAAAAGAACACATTATAAAAATGAAAAATGGTGCAATTATGGGCAATGTTGGACATTTTGATGTTGAAATTGATAGCAAATTTTTGCTTAAAGAATCAAAATCAGTAAAACGAGTACGAGCAAATCTTGATGAATGCACTCTTAAAAACGGTAAGCGAGTTTATTTAATTGGTGAAGGACGATTGGCAAATCTTGTAGCTGCTGAAGGACATCCTCCAGAAGTAATGGCTCAATCTTTCTCTAATCAAATTCTATCTATCTTGTATATCCTCAAGAATCATGCAAAAATTGGTAACAAAATCATTAATGTTCCAGAAGAAATTGATAAACAAGTTGCAGTCGATGCACTAAAAGCCATGGATGTAAAAATCGATAAACTTACTCCACAACAAGTCAAATATGCTAATAGCTGGTAA